The following coding sequences are from one Candidatus Zixiibacteriota bacterium window:
- the mce gene encoding methylmalonyl-CoA epimerase, which yields MKILKKLAHIGLAVESIDDKLKLYHDVMGLETGERTEVPDQGVEVCFLELDNTKLELLQPLDDSANLNKFLQKKGEGIHHLCFEVEDIESALARLSEVGIQLIDKKPRVGACGELIAFLHPKSTGGVLIELEQHK from the coding sequence ATGAAGATACTCAAAAAACTGGCTCATATCGGGCTGGCGGTCGAATCGATCGACGACAAGCTCAAGCTCTATCATGATGTCATGGGGCTTGAAACCGGCGAGCGGACCGAAGTGCCCGATCAGGGTGTCGAGGTATGTTTTCTGGAGCTGGACAATACTAAGCTGGAGCTTCTTCAGCCCCTCGATGATTCCGCTAACCTGAACAAGTTTTTACAGAAAAAGGGCGAGGGGATTCATCATCTCTGTTTCGAGGTCGAGGATATCGAGTCCGCCCTGGCGCGCCTTTCGGAAGTCGGTATCCAGTTGATCGACAAGAAGCCGAGAGTCGGTGCCTGTGGCGAGTTGATCGCCTTCCTCCATCCCAAATCCACCGGCGGAGTTCTGATCGAGCTGGAACAGCATAAATAA
- a CDS encoding methylmalonyl-CoA mutase translates to MSKKKEKRSISGQKIESLYSRDSLNNFDPEDKLGQPGKYPFTRGVYPDMYRSRFWTMRQYAGFGTASESNQRYRYLLDAGQTGLSVAFDLPTQIGYDSDHQMAEGEVGKTGVAIDSLADFEILFDQIPLDKVSTSMTINATATTLLAMYIAVAKKQGVAPEKITGTVQNDILKEYIARGTYIYPPAPSMRLIADLFEYAKDNLPRYNTISISGYHIREAGCTAIQEVAFTLANAVAYVEFALDRGLKIDDFAPRLSFFFNAHQDFFEEIAKFRAARRLWGRIVKERFKAQNEKSMKLRFHTQTAGSSLTAQQPENNVIRTTLEALAAVLGGTQSLHTNSQDEALGLPTEQTAQTALRIQQIIAHESGVTNTVDPIAGSYFVETLTNKIEDEAEKYIHKVDEMGGALKAVEKGFYQQEIQKSAYAYQKAVENEERIVVGVNKYSSEKELPQNILKVDPKLADSQIARTNKIKQERDSEKAGSMLKKLNEKASTDENLMPHILECVEAYCTVGEISDALRKAWGEYREQVIL, encoded by the coding sequence ATGTCGAAAAAGAAGGAAAAAAGGTCGATCTCGGGCCAAAAAATAGAAAGTCTCTACTCCAGAGACTCATTAAATAATTTCGATCCGGAAGACAAACTTGGTCAACCGGGGAAATACCCGTTCACCCGCGGTGTCTACCCGGATATGTACCGGTCGCGTTTCTGGACTATGCGCCAGTACGCAGGTTTCGGGACAGCCTCCGAATCGAACCAGCGTTATCGATACCTGTTAGACGCAGGCCAAACCGGCCTTTCGGTGGCATTCGATCTGCCGACCCAGATCGGCTATGATTCCGACCACCAGATGGCCGAAGGCGAAGTTGGTAAAACCGGGGTGGCGATCGATTCGCTGGCTGATTTCGAAATCCTCTTCGACCAGATTCCGCTCGATAAAGTCTCGACTTCGATGACTATAAACGCCACCGCCACCACGCTTCTGGCGATGTATATCGCGGTTGCCAAAAAGCAGGGTGTTGCCCCGGAAAAAATCACCGGCACCGTGCAAAACGACATACTCAAGGAATATATCGCCCGGGGAACATACATTTATCCGCCGGCTCCTTCGATGAGGCTGATTGCTGATTTGTTCGAATACGCCAAAGACAATTTACCGCGATATAATACGATTTCGATCTCCGGCTACCATATCCGTGAAGCTGGATGTACCGCGATTCAGGAGGTGGCATTTACCCTTGCCAACGCTGTCGCCTATGTCGAATTCGCTCTGGACCGCGGTCTCAAAATCGATGATTTCGCGCCGAGGCTGTCGTTCTTCTTCAATGCCCACCAGGATTTCTTTGAGGAGATCGCCAAATTTAGGGCGGCACGTCGCTTGTGGGGCAGGATCGTCAAGGAACGTTTCAAGGCTCAAAACGAGAAGTCAATGAAACTACGTTTTCATACTCAGACCGCCGGATCATCACTGACCGCCCAGCAACCGGAAAATAACGTTATCCGCACTACATTAGAAGCTCTTGCGGCGGTTTTAGGTGGCACCCAGTCACTGCATACAAATTCGCAGGACGAAGCCCTGGGCCTTCCGACCGAACAGACAGCCCAGACCGCCCTGCGGATTCAGCAGATAATCGCCCATGAGTCCGGGGTAACCAACACGGTCGATCCTATCGCCGGATCGTATTTCGTGGAAACCCTGACCAACAAGATCGAGGATGAAGCAGAAAAATATATACACAAGGTCGATGAGATGGGGGGCGCGCTCAAGGCGGTTGAAAAAGGTTTCTACCAACAGGAGATCCAGAAATCGGCGTATGCTTACCAGAAAGCGGTTGAAAACGAAGAGCGGATCGTGGTCGGAGTCAATAAGTATTCCTCCGAAAAGGAGTTGCCCCAGAATATCCTGAAAGTCGATCCGAAGCTGGCCGATTCACAGATCGCGCGAACAAATAAGATCAAGCAGGAGCGTGATTCGGAGAAAGCCGGGAGTATGTTGAAAAAACTGAATGAGAAAGCTTCCACCGATGAGAACCTGATGCCTCATATCCTTGAATGTGTCGAGGCCTATTGTACCGTGGGCGAAATCTCCGATGCACTGCGCAAAGCCTGGGGCGAATACAGGGAGCAGGTTATATTATGA